The following coding sequences lie in one Homalodisca vitripennis isolate AUS2020 chromosome X, UT_GWSS_2.1, whole genome shotgun sequence genomic window:
- the LOC124368652 gene encoding uncharacterized protein LOC124368652 has protein sequence MDIKRRTLLIMEMAKVQTPDSSEPDHEPTLLETDQESTNIQQEHSYVCNDSPISHKPTQNEGENGVDLNEMLENNMPDLDTSYLDISKMEIVYDFPNISFDTSKSQEPSLTDSILDDGDSVQLSGAIEITDNIGRMMVENGTNHAPDDLNSFHIVPHLEMEEHESMQDDDPLITGNQNNLINVGELNTEEPNIEDQVVEVIAEPQIDNNRAEVVDETPSITDDSSSSGSDFEEIDSSGRPKKGRKRKYAHQSRDIRKKRKNSNKKYISQTGKVVYPKNFRDFHCACKCNEKVSLEVRKSTFKKFYDLGDYNAQNMFICASVQEEKTKRPTVQLSKRQFTRKYTINNTVICRNMYVQTLRVSTKRINTALKKLKNDNVKDERGKCGGSNKIEDKRIEEVRNHIKRIPAYKSHYCRTTTESCWLPPDMTLPRMYSLYKAEVEHPVSQSKYNQIFYADFNLKRKPLQKDTCSTCDTLHALENSTTSDIERDEIKIKHEAHLKLVEEVRAQFKDDLLTAKTVESKQTLSFDLQKTLPLPRLPTNVIYYKRQIMLYNLGIHSGKTGKGHFNVWLENTAGRGTQEVGSCLKRHILENCPGIKELTLWSDSCGGQNRSIKIVLLLKHVLSLHPTLENIVLRYMIPGHSYLPNDAEFGDVECHLKTQQRMYTDSDYISVMENCRRKNKFIVTRMEKEDFFSTSDLEKKITNRKEDVDGIKVGWLKFREIEIFKDKPFSIFVRTSLGGLQQEIDIKKKKKVGANTCYLRLAENLPLLWPNGKGISLPKLKDLKSIMSLIPSDAKEFYKQFSSDTNVQDDIDGFNANLDFELEAEENIN, from the exons ATGGATATAAAGAGAAGAACTTTGTTAATTATGGAAATGGCAAAAGTTCAAACCCCTGATTCTTCTGAACCAGATCATGAGCCTACGTTATTGGAAACTGATCAG GAGTCGACAAATATACAACAAGAGCATAGCTATGTCTGCAATGATAGTCCTATATCACATAAACCTACACAGAATGAAGGAGAAAACGGTGTAGATCTCAatgaaatgttggaaaataacatGCCTGATTTG GATACAAGCTACCTGGATATTTCAAAAATGGAAATTGTGTACgactttccaaatatttcatttgataccaGCAAATCACAAGAACCTAGTCTAACAGATTCAATATTAGATGATGGTGATAGTGTTCAATTATCTGGTGCTATTGAAATTACAGATAATATTGGAAGAATGATGGTAGAAAATGGAACTAACCATGCACCAGATGATCTTAACTCTTTTCATATTGTTCCTCATCTGGAAATGGAAGAGCATGAG agtatGCAAGATGATGACCCACTAATTACtggaaatcaaaataatttaattaatgttggtGAACTAAATACTGAAGAACCGAACATTGAGGATCAAGTAGTCGAAGTAATTGCTGAACCCCAGATTGATAACAACAGAGCAGAAGTAGTAGACGAAACGCCTAGCATAACAGATGATAGCTCTTCTAGTGGTTCTGATTTTGAAGAAATTGACAGTTCAGGAAGACCAAAGAAAGGTAGGAAGAGAAAGTATGCACATCAATCTAGAGATAtcagaaaaaaaaggaaaaatagtaataaaaaatacatttctcaaacAGGAAAAGTTGTGTACCCTAAAAACTTCAGGGATTTTCATTGTGCTTGCAAGTGTAATGAGAAAGTGTCACTTGAAGTAAGAAAAAGcacttttaagaaattttatgatTTGGGGGACTATAATGcccaaaacatgtttatttgtgCATCAGTAcaggaagaaaaaacaaaaagaccaACAGTACAACTATCTAAGAGACAGTTTACAaggaaatatacaattaacaataCTGTTATTTGCAGGAATATGTACGTACAAACCTTAAGAGTGTCCACAAAAAGAATTAATACAGCtcttaaaaagcttaaaaacgaTAATGTGAAAGATGAAAGGGGGAAATGTGGTGGCAGTAACAAGATTGAAGACAAACGGATTGAAGAAGTCCGAAACCACATTAAAAGAATTCCAGCATACAAGTCCCACTACTGTAGAACGACAACAGAATCATGCTGGTTACCCCCTGATATGACATTGCCACGTATGTACAGTTTGTACAAGGCTGAAGTAGAGCATCCTGTGTCCcaatcaaaatataatcaaatattttatgcagattttAACCTAAAACGGAAACCACTTCAGAAAGACACCTGCAGTACCTGTGACACACTACATGCCCTGGAAAATTCAACTACCAGTGATATAGAGagagatgaaattaaaataaaacatgaggcTCATCTGAAATTAGTCGAAGAAGTAAGAGCTCAGTTCAAGGACGACTTACTAACGGCAAAAACTGTTGAATCAAAACAAACGCTGTCTTTTGATCTTCAAAAAACCCTACCATTACCTCGTCTGCCGACAAATGTCATTTACTATAAACGACAAATCATGCTTTATAATCTGGGTATTCATTCGGGGAAAACTGGTAAAGGTCATTTTAATGTTTGGCTGGAGAATACTGCTGGCCGAGGTACTCAAGAGGTTGGCTCTTGTTTGAAGAGgcatattttggaaaattgtccTGGGATTAAGGAATTGACCTTGTGGTCCGATTCATGTGGGGGGCAGAACAGGAGCATAAAAATAGTTCTCCTCCTCAAACATGTCCTTAGCTTACACCCGACCTTGGAAAACATTGTCTTAAGGTACATGATTCCAGGGCATTCTTACCTTCCCAATGACGCAGAGTTTGGGGATGTCGAGTGCCACTTGAAGACACAACAGAGAATGTACACAGATTCAGATTACATAAGTGTGATGGAGAATTGTAGGAGAAAGAACAAGTTTATTGTAACAAGAATGGAAAAAGAGGACTTCTTTAGCACATCagatttagaaaagaaaataacaaacaggAAAGAAGATGTAGATGGAATAAAAGTTGGATGGCTTAAGTTCAgagaaattgaaatctttaaagatAAACCTTTCTCAATATTTGTAAGGACAAGTCTAGGTGGACTGCAACAAGaaattgatataaagaaaaagaagaaggtaGGAGCTAATACGTGCTACTTGCGATTAGCAGAAAATTTACCACTCCTATGGCCCAATGGAAAAGGGATTTCATTGCCTAAGTTAAAAGATCTCAAGTCAATCATGAGTTTAATCCCATCAGATGCGAaggaattttacaaacaattttcctCTGACACCAACGTACAAGATGATATTGATGGTTTCAATGCGAATCTGGATTTTGAACTAGAGGCTGAGGAAAATATCAATTAA